Proteins encoded in a region of the Planococcus citri chromosome 1, ihPlaCitr1.1, whole genome shotgun sequence genome:
- the LOC135832802 gene encoding mediator of RNA polymerase II transcription subunit 30-like: MAGPPHPFPPNFGGAPQNDMRSQFGGPRSGQLAGISSPGQQSVAGIASPQTYNVGVNMQQQADSPISAQQMQQNAQQTSQQLQMQMQQRQQTPSQQQQESVQQAQQVGAVQAQVQQQTIPQPQQNAFPPQSSLPQHSAVPNTGGGPNMGARMAPGDGSIQSVAQSAIQPDNAVASAGASGPVPQQPPANQQFNTASLCKYGQEIVQDIVCKVQDMFQILRVIMPPNGAGGPTNTISNDKKLKLQEYLRGIKGLFKRLRLIYEKCNDNSQLQGMEYMHIESLIPLKEEWDVKTSEERKTSEAYRLATEECKDLIDQVVLKNSQLKEIIDHMRKIVWEINTMLTMKKS; encoded by the exons ATGGCCGGACCTCCACATCCGTTTCCGCCGAATTTTGGCGGCGCTCCTCAGAACGATATGCGTTCTCAATTCGGAGGCCCTCGTAGCGGCCAGCTTGCCGGTATCTCATCTCCAGGCCAACAATCAG TGGCTGGTATCGCTAGCCCTCAAACGTATAACGTTGGCGTAAACATGCAGCAACAAGCCGATTCGCCTATATCCGCTCAACAAATGCAACAAAACGCTCAGCAGACATCGCAGCAACTTCAGATGCAAATGCAACAAAGACAGCAAACACCTTCGCAGCAGCAGCAAGAAAGCGTCCAGCAAGCCCAGCAGGTCGGAGCTGTACAAGCTCAAGTACAGCAGCAGACAATACCTCAACCGCAGCAGAATGCTTTTCCACCTCAGTCATCTCTTCCACAACATTCAGCT gtacctaataccggAGGAGGGCCTAACATGGGAGCCAGAATGGCCCCAGGTGATGGATCTATTCAGTCTGTTGCTCAATCTGCGATACAACCCGATAATGCTGTGGCTTCGGCCGGTGCTTCCGGACCTGTACCTCAGCAACCGCCTGCTAATCAACAGTTTAATACGGCATCTTTGTGTAAATATGGCCAAGAAATTGTTCAAGATATCGTTTGTAAAGTTCAAGACATGTTTCAGATTTTAAGGGTTATAATG CCTCCTAATGGAGCTGGTGGTCCTACGAATACCATAAGTAAcgataaaaaactgaaattacaaGAGTATCTTCGCGGTATCAAAGGTCTATTCAAAAGATTACgattaatttatgaaaagtGTAACGATAATAGTCAGCTCCAAGGAATGGAATACATGCATATCGAG AGTTTAATACCATTAAAAGAAGAATGGGACGTTAAAACTTCCGAAGAACGAAAAACCTCGGAAGCTTATCGATTAGCAACCGAAGAATGTAAAGATTTGATTGAT CAAGTAGTTCTGAAAAACAGCCAACTCAAAGAAATCATCGATCACATGCGTAAAATAGTCTGGGAAATTAATACTATGTTAACGATGAAAAAGTCTTGA